A part of Rhodopirellula bahusiensis genomic DNA contains:
- a CDS encoding CvpA family protein yields the protein MQTYDILMTIILVGATLLGAIRGFAWQLASIASIVVSYAVAYHYREPFSQNIHAAPPWNQFLAMFILFVGTSFVIWVALRMVSGMIDRMRLKEFDRQIGALFGLAKGALLCTIITLFAVTLFGERTQRAIVASESGRLIARVLAESNSIMPPELNTVVRPYLDQFGDQPDSDESWLSRSQTPPNVDPNWNNQNAQPANDFAPQNGFQQAQNSPRTQQPFGGFGGGSTSTASSTPNAAASPQQQAPTWRQSATPRWQTPRR from the coding sequence ATGCAGACTTACGACATCCTGATGACGATCATCCTGGTCGGCGCAACCCTTCTGGGCGCGATCCGTGGATTTGCATGGCAACTCGCTTCGATCGCTTCCATCGTCGTCAGCTATGCCGTCGCGTACCACTATCGCGAACCGTTCAGCCAGAACATTCATGCTGCGCCGCCTTGGAATCAATTCCTGGCGATGTTCATCCTGTTCGTCGGCACATCCTTCGTCATCTGGGTCGCACTGCGAATGGTCAGCGGAATGATCGACCGAATGCGGCTGAAAGAATTCGACCGCCAGATCGGAGCTCTCTTTGGACTCGCCAAAGGAGCTCTGCTGTGCACGATCATCACGCTCTTCGCGGTCACGCTTTTTGGCGAACGAACTCAGCGAGCGATCGTGGCCAGCGAGAGCGGCCGATTGATCGCACGCGTGCTCGCCGAATCCAACTCGATCATGCCGCCGGAACTGAACACGGTCGTCCGACCCTATTTGGACCAATTCGGTGATCAGCCAGACTCAGACGAATCTTGGCTGTCGCGATCCCAAACGCCACCGAACGTCGATCCAAATTGGAACAATCAGAACGCTCAACCAGCGAATGACTTCGCGCCGCAAAACGGCTTTCAGCAAGCTCAAAACAGCCCGCGAACACAGCAGCCTTTCGGCGGCTTTGGCGGAGGCTCAACATCAACCGCTAGCTCGACACCCAACGCCGCCGCGAGCCCGCAACAGCAGGCGCCGACATGGCGACAATCCGCGACGCCGCGATGGCAAACTCCGCGACGATGA